Proteins encoded by one window of Enterobacter pseudoroggenkampii:
- a CDS encoding serine hydrolase domain-containing protein, protein MQNITKKIIWLLLTLPLLSGCGTLSQMSSPEGTQELLTHNSLDGDVDSVVRHYMAQKSVPGMTVAVIHNHGSPQFYTWGVTDAVNRYPVRPDTLFALGSLSKGITAEVVACLVNEGQLNWNDNLATLLPSGTPLSADAQKITLLELVTHTSGLPRQNMDVPMLGKFISYLSTGDNFYGELDSDNVLRYLADWRAPKNKVPQYSNTGYALIGYILKHKTGEDIQSLASRYIFHPLQMANSSFTPRQLKGYPQRALGHAGDQPKFIPRGQLTPDWHFSNNMVAAASLYSNAEDLATYARYHVSTTHNPLLDSVFAEVRNTDIQRPDGVQGIAWTTDFIGLEKITYQVGYIGGYSSFIGYDKEKGNAVVVLQNTFNWSNYIGIALLMDMAKKDGLTPTPPTSALNSHQTSAVSVQAQPRAAAPPGA, encoded by the coding sequence ATGCAGAACATAACAAAAAAAATTATCTGGCTTCTGCTTACTCTCCCACTCCTCAGCGGTTGTGGCACGCTCTCGCAAATGTCCTCCCCGGAAGGTACTCAGGAACTTCTCACCCATAATTCACTGGATGGCGACGTTGACAGCGTGGTGCGTCACTATATGGCGCAAAAATCCGTTCCCGGGATGACGGTCGCGGTGATCCATAATCACGGCTCACCGCAGTTTTACACCTGGGGCGTAACCGATGCGGTCAATCGCTATCCGGTCAGGCCCGATACCCTGTTTGCGCTTGGCTCGCTCAGCAAAGGGATCACGGCGGAAGTGGTGGCTTGTCTGGTGAATGAAGGGCAACTGAACTGGAACGATAACCTGGCGACATTGCTTCCGTCGGGGACGCCGCTTAGCGCGGATGCACAAAAAATCACCCTGCTTGAACTGGTAACCCACACCTCCGGCCTGCCGCGTCAGAATATGGATGTTCCGATGCTTGGAAAATTCATAAGCTACTTAAGCACGGGCGATAATTTCTACGGTGAGCTGGATAGCGATAACGTGCTGCGCTACCTCGCCGACTGGCGAGCGCCAAAGAATAAAGTGCCGCAATACTCCAATACCGGCTACGCCCTGATCGGCTATATCCTGAAACACAAAACCGGCGAAGATATCCAGAGTTTAGCCTCGCGCTATATTTTCCATCCGCTGCAAATGGCTAACAGCAGCTTTACGCCCCGGCAGCTAAAAGGGTATCCACAGCGGGCGCTTGGCCACGCGGGCGATCAGCCGAAGTTTATCCCGCGCGGGCAGCTCACCCCGGACTGGCATTTTTCCAACAACATGGTGGCGGCAGCGAGCTTATACAGTAACGCCGAAGATCTGGCTACCTATGCCCGCTATCACGTCTCAACGACCCACAATCCCCTGCTGGACAGCGTCTTTGCCGAAGTGAGAAATACCGATATTCAACGTCCCGACGGGGTACAGGGTATTGCCTGGACCACCGACTTTATCGGTCTGGAAAAAATCACCTATCAGGTCGGTTATATCGGCGGCTACTCCAGCTTTATCGGCTATGACAAAGAAAAAGGCAATGCGGTAGTGGTGCTGCAAAATACCTTTAACTGGAGTAATTACATTGGCATCGCGCTATTGATGGATATGGCGAAAAAAGACGGCCTTACCCCTACACCGCCGACTTCGGCCTTAAATTCTCATCAAACGTCAGCCGTTTCCGTTCAGGCTCAACCTCGCGCAGCGGCTCCACCTGGTGCATAG
- a CDS encoding glutathione peroxidase yields MTRFYQLTATRMDGRLISMADYAGKVVLVVNTASQCGFTPQYGGLEALYKKYADEGLVVLGFPCNQFGKQEPGGADEISKTCYINYGVSFPMFEKVEVNGNAAHPLFRYLKNELPGVLGERIKWNFTKFLIGRDGKPLKRFAPMTTPEKMEGAIVEALRR; encoded by the coding sequence ATGACTCGCTTTTATCAACTTACCGCCACCCGTATGGATGGGCGGCTTATCTCAATGGCCGACTATGCAGGAAAGGTGGTTTTGGTCGTTAATACCGCCAGCCAGTGCGGCTTCACGCCACAGTACGGTGGCCTTGAAGCGCTATACAAGAAATACGCCGATGAAGGATTAGTCGTGCTGGGCTTCCCCTGCAACCAGTTCGGCAAACAGGAACCTGGAGGCGCCGACGAAATCTCGAAAACCTGTTACATCAACTACGGTGTGAGCTTCCCGATGTTTGAGAAAGTCGAGGTTAACGGTAACGCAGCGCATCCGCTGTTTCGTTATCTGAAAAACGAACTGCCCGGCGTGCTGGGCGAGCGGATTAAGTGGAACTTTACTAAGTTTCTAATCGGACGCGACGGTAAACCGCTCAAGCGTTTTGCACCGATGACTACGCCCGAGAAAATGGAGGGGGCAATTGTTGAAGCGCTGAGGAGGTGA
- a CDS encoding alpha/beta hydrolase, which produces MYSLNECKKFVSLHAKTLNLGKDFTNSLSLITTLSDDSPHGWARVFSEEADKQLKKNQTEKALGYLNIARFPYADTPVQKEAYKRYLSLFHKEYVETGFLEKKKTDNGKSSFYYKKGKSKVTVIICGGIISLKEQWIRALKTFNKLGCSVVLYEMPGVGENREAYDNKSLNLFSHIIDSIGFADDEICHVVGISFSGYFALKDTCTDARIKSITMTGTPLVDFFHDRQSFDRSPEITKDILAYLISQKHPLKDSQNSLYNFLDEHFPRINIIRNDIAIYYSQSKFDEVISANEVQALVKGFDDIYLLLLPDEHGSPKFYKVVFMFVLWSISKTINANWFVPRMLRAGIHLLYVILLIKKAFPCKHKESAGTEIPSVQGENI; this is translated from the coding sequence ATGTATTCGTTGAATGAATGTAAGAAATTTGTCTCTTTGCATGCTAAGACATTAAACCTCGGGAAGGATTTTACTAATTCATTATCCCTAATCACTACGCTATCCGACGACTCACCCCATGGTTGGGCAAGAGTGTTTTCAGAGGAGGCTGACAAACAATTAAAGAAAAATCAAACGGAGAAAGCATTAGGTTACTTAAACATTGCACGATTCCCGTATGCAGATACTCCCGTCCAAAAAGAAGCATATAAACGCTATCTTTCACTATTCCATAAAGAATACGTAGAAACAGGCTTTCTGGAAAAGAAGAAGACAGATAATGGAAAATCAAGCTTCTATTACAAAAAGGGAAAGTCAAAAGTCACAGTTATCATTTGCGGAGGAATAATCTCTCTTAAAGAACAATGGATACGGGCATTAAAAACCTTCAATAAGTTGGGGTGCTCAGTAGTGCTGTATGAAATGCCCGGCGTAGGTGAAAATCGCGAAGCCTACGATAATAAATCACTTAATCTATTCTCGCACATCATTGATTCGATAGGTTTTGCTGATGATGAAATATGCCATGTTGTAGGAATAAGCTTTAGTGGTTACTTTGCATTAAAAGATACCTGCACTGACGCAAGAATTAAATCAATAACGATGACAGGAACACCGCTTGTGGATTTTTTCCACGACCGTCAGTCTTTTGACAGGTCGCCGGAAATTACGAAAGATATACTTGCATATTTGATTTCCCAAAAACACCCCTTAAAAGATTCGCAAAACTCGCTTTATAACTTCCTGGACGAGCACTTCCCAAGAATTAACATTATTAGAAATGATATAGCCATTTACTACTCGCAAAGTAAATTTGATGAGGTTATTTCTGCCAATGAAGTGCAGGCATTAGTCAAAGGTTTTGATGATATTTATTTACTTTTGTTACCTGATGAGCATGGCTCACCAAAATTTTACAAAGTTGTCTTTATGTTCGTTTTATGGAGTATATCAAAAACCATCAATGCCAATTGGTTTGTACCTCGAATGCTAAGAGCGGGGATACATTTACTATATGTTATCCTTTTAATAAAAAAGGCTTTCCCTTGCAAACATAAAGAGTCTGCGGGCACAGAGATACCGTCAGTTCAGGGGGAAAATATATAA
- a CDS encoding HAD-IIIC family phosphatase: MNLDLLKKIREEKTKNYNGMKKINSLFLCNLSHKAGLSLMKHGASALGVFLDFIDIEYSDFFTLLNFKKEDLKSYNLQNIYILLDENYYLDEFGHCEDIALARQNLSKLKDEINASLKILEELTCNKIDIVISTLYLNSECINEYISLDERNALSDLVFDFNMFLAKKRDESKHSIHLVSMAGFRGKSIENIYSEHNTVASLDYLNFFSEKSISYLRLSEGKSLKCIITDLDNTVWGGVAAEGEYENNDLYNQGAYRKYQKWLKCMHRQGVILSISSKNDFHVIKDFFSEKTHALEIQWSDFSFPEINWDNKSDNILKICKNLNLSPEHVLFVDDSDFELEEVTNAIPNINTFHFSKNIDENIFKLVNSDFFIKGAITLEDRLRNESFANNIKRDEFYRSNNSKDDFLKNISMELSVSNCTPENHPRTSDLTMRTNQFNLTTMRMDTTDVQNYVSEHSGQILLFRFSDRFGSYGIIGASFLKIEANACLIENIVLSCRVFERGVEFAIIKSIGSFASAEGCSKLIGSFIATIKNKKFKNFYTECGFGKISNNIFSIDIDDLDVSEKCKNITILRN, encoded by the coding sequence ATGAACCTCGACTTATTGAAAAAAATAAGAGAAGAGAAAACAAAAAACTATAATGGAATGAAAAAAATAAATAGTCTTTTCTTATGTAACCTCAGTCACAAAGCTGGGCTTTCTCTCATGAAGCATGGCGCTTCAGCGCTTGGTGTATTTCTTGATTTTATAGATATTGAATACAGTGATTTCTTTACCCTTCTAAATTTCAAAAAGGAAGATCTAAAGAGTTACAACCTTCAGAATATATATATTCTTTTGGATGAAAACTACTATCTTGATGAGTTTGGTCATTGCGAGGACATTGCATTAGCCAGACAGAACCTTTCAAAATTAAAAGATGAAATTAACGCCTCTCTGAAGATACTAGAGGAGTTGACTTGCAATAAAATAGACATTGTAATTTCAACTCTTTATTTAAACAGTGAGTGCATAAATGAATATATAAGTTTAGATGAAAGGAACGCACTGTCCGATTTGGTTTTTGACTTCAATATGTTTCTTGCTAAAAAGAGGGATGAAAGCAAGCACAGCATACACCTCGTAAGCATGGCAGGGTTTAGAGGTAAAAGCATTGAGAATATATATTCTGAACACAACACAGTAGCCAGTTTAGATTACCTCAATTTCTTTAGTGAAAAATCAATAAGTTACCTTCGTTTAAGCGAAGGTAAATCATTAAAGTGCATAATCACAGACCTGGATAACACTGTTTGGGGAGGTGTAGCTGCTGAGGGAGAGTATGAGAATAATGACTTGTATAACCAGGGAGCTTACAGGAAATATCAAAAGTGGTTGAAATGCATGCACAGACAAGGTGTTATCCTCTCAATATCCAGTAAAAATGATTTTCATGTAATAAAAGACTTTTTCTCAGAAAAGACACACGCGCTGGAAATTCAGTGGTCGGACTTTTCGTTCCCTGAGATAAACTGGGATAATAAAAGTGATAATATTTTAAAAATATGCAAAAACCTCAACTTAAGCCCTGAGCATGTTCTTTTTGTAGATGATAGTGATTTTGAGTTAGAGGAAGTAACCAACGCCATACCTAACATTAATACATTCCACTTTTCTAAAAATATAGATGAAAACATATTCAAGTTAGTTAATAGCGATTTTTTTATTAAAGGTGCTATCACATTAGAAGACCGCCTCAGGAATGAAAGCTTTGCCAATAACATTAAAAGAGATGAGTTTTATAGGAGCAATAATTCCAAAGACGATTTTTTAAAAAACATATCCATGGAATTATCTGTCAGTAATTGTACCCCAGAGAATCACCCCAGAACTTCCGATCTAACTATGCGTACCAATCAGTTTAACCTGACAACCATGCGAATGGATACCACAGATGTTCAAAATTACGTGTCGGAACATTCAGGACAAATATTGCTTTTCAGATTCAGTGATAGATTTGGTAGTTATGGGATCATTGGCGCCTCATTTCTAAAAATTGAAGCAAACGCATGTTTGATCGAAAACATTGTCTTGAGTTGCAGAGTATTTGAACGAGGGGTCGAGTTTGCAATCATAAAATCCATAGGTTCTTTTGCTTCAGCAGAAGGTTGTTCTAAACTAATCGGCAGCTTTATTGCAACGATTAAAAATAAAAAATTCAAGAATTTTTATACTGAATGTGGCTTTGGAAAAATTAGCAATAATATATTTAGCATAGACATCGATGATCTTGATGTTTCTGAAAAATGTAAAAATATCACTATACTAAGGAATTAA
- a CDS encoding 3-oxoacyl-[acyl-carrier-protein] synthase III C-terminal domain-containing protein — protein MMHISYIDTYLPGCNINNEELGSRLNFKPQLIEKLFGNYGRHFSTNLKTGENTASCTDLIHLMMQKLISLNDNGMRDIDFVLVSTATPDLLLPTSINEACNMIGFKNIETYQIIGGCSGAVQALKMADYMLKSGLHHKGLVIGVECSNKFLNLFDETKTKVEPKEMVNYCLFGDGVGGCIVSSERTSGSVYVKGIDYKYNGLQEKIGQLANWSGSRKDFDDGQPMLKEEYKLIECLVPKLTNETYTELKNKYSSKRDIRWFMPPQLSGRMVNNICNGMNIHESKILSLVHEIGNCANAALYFQLKEFFDLSDEGDEGIAISIESSRWLSSGLYLKKEY, from the coding sequence ATGATGCATATATCGTATATTGATACGTACTTACCAGGATGTAATATCAACAATGAAGAGCTTGGGAGTAGATTAAACTTCAAACCTCAGTTAATAGAAAAATTATTTGGGAACTATGGGCGTCACTTCTCAACCAATCTAAAAACGGGAGAGAACACAGCATCGTGCACTGATTTAATACACTTAATGATGCAAAAGCTTATTTCGTTAAATGATAATGGAATGAGGGACATTGATTTTGTCCTGGTATCAACAGCTACTCCTGACTTGCTTTTACCCACAAGCATCAATGAAGCGTGTAACATGATAGGGTTCAAAAATATTGAGACCTACCAAATCATTGGTGGTTGCTCTGGTGCCGTACAAGCATTAAAGATGGCTGATTATATGCTCAAAAGTGGCCTGCACCATAAAGGGTTAGTAATTGGCGTCGAATGTTCAAACAAGTTCCTCAATCTATTTGATGAAACCAAGACTAAAGTTGAACCGAAAGAAATGGTTAACTACTGTCTGTTTGGTGATGGCGTTGGTGGTTGTATTGTTAGCTCTGAAAGAACTTCGGGTTCTGTCTATGTGAAGGGTATTGATTACAAATACAATGGATTGCAGGAAAAAATTGGCCAACTGGCTAACTGGAGCGGCTCAAGGAAAGATTTTGATGATGGGCAACCTATGCTTAAAGAGGAATATAAATTAATTGAATGTTTAGTCCCTAAATTAACAAATGAGACATATACTGAGTTAAAAAACAAATACTCATCCAAACGAGACATCAGATGGTTTATGCCTCCTCAGCTGTCCGGACGTATGGTTAATAATATTTGTAATGGCATGAACATTCATGAGAGTAAAATCCTTTCGCTTGTTCATGAGATCGGTAATTGCGCAAATGCAGCTTTGTATTTTCAACTGAAAGAGTTTTTTGATCTATCAGATGAAGGCGATGAAGGGATTGCCATATCAATCGAATCATCACGGTGGTTATCTTCTGGTTTATATTTAAAAAAGGAATATTAA
- a CDS encoding VOC family protein, translated as MSQTLAGMDVLFVAGFGPISRDTESSTAFYVQTLGLPLKPMEGNTDYLLTEGGQLAGVKHFAVWPLAQAAMSCFGEEQWPAEHPIPQGWVEYEVQDLDSATRILSEKGYRLLVANRMEPWGQTVTRLLSPEGLLTGLTITPWLRG; from the coding sequence ATGTCGCAGACGTTAGCGGGAATGGATGTCTTGTTTGTCGCCGGGTTCGGGCCCATTTCTCGGGATACGGAGTCCAGCACCGCGTTTTATGTCCAGACACTCGGCCTTCCGCTGAAGCCGATGGAGGGGAATACCGATTATCTGCTCACTGAAGGGGGCCAGTTGGCAGGCGTGAAGCATTTTGCCGTCTGGCCGCTCGCACAGGCGGCTATGTCATGTTTTGGCGAAGAACAGTGGCCCGCAGAGCACCCGATACCGCAGGGATGGGTTGAATACGAAGTACAGGATCTCGATTCTGCTACCCGTATTCTGAGTGAAAAAGGCTATCGGTTACTGGTGGCTAACCGTATGGAACCGTGGGGGCAAACCGTCACTCGCCTGCTCAGCCCGGAAGGCTTGCTTACCGGGCTGACGATTACGCCGTGGTTGCGGGGATAA
- a CDS encoding MFS transporter: MKRTSPLLFAAIAFIVGLNLRPILASVGPLFSVLQREAGLTATQFSLLTTLPVAMMGLAALCGPWLLARVGAVRGIMLGLFILLMACLLRGFSASPESLMGTALLGGASIGMIQALMPALIKKEYTQTASTVMSLFSTGIMAGAAVAAASAEPLFSWLTLKPALAMAGLLALLALILWLTLVKHPQGEKTAPETVTLSSSRTALLLLFFGVGTGAYTLVLAWLPPLYIQAGWSARSSGYMLAWLTLTEVVAGFAVSALIGKFPDRRVPLIAVLLLLLAGLLCLVFSPGTTPVLSTLLLGIGIGALFPLSLIVTFDHARTPAQAGKLLSKVQGGGYMIAALMPLIAGIVRDSSVSLTSAWLIMSAGVVLLIVIALNFKPVVGVQAR, translated from the coding sequence TTGAAACGCACATCGCCTTTACTCTTCGCCGCTATCGCTTTTATCGTCGGGCTGAACCTGCGCCCCATTCTGGCCTCTGTCGGACCGTTGTTTTCCGTGCTGCAGCGCGAAGCGGGGCTAACGGCTACGCAATTTAGCCTGCTGACCACCCTGCCGGTCGCGATGATGGGACTGGCTGCCCTGTGTGGCCCCTGGCTTTTAGCCAGAGTCGGTGCCGTACGGGGAATTATGCTCGGGCTCTTCATCCTGCTTATGGCCTGTTTATTACGCGGTTTTAGCGCCTCACCGGAGAGTCTGATGGGCACCGCGTTACTGGGCGGGGCCAGTATCGGCATGATCCAGGCCTTAATGCCTGCCCTGATAAAAAAGGAATATACGCAAACGGCCAGCACGGTAATGTCGCTATTCAGCACGGGCATTATGGCCGGTGCGGCAGTCGCCGCCGCCAGCGCCGAGCCGTTGTTTTCATGGCTGACGCTGAAGCCCGCGCTGGCAATGGCCGGGCTGTTAGCGCTGCTGGCGCTGATACTGTGGTTAACCCTGGTTAAGCATCCTCAGGGGGAAAAAACAGCACCCGAAACCGTTACGCTCTCCTCCTCCCGTACGGCACTGCTGTTGCTCTTTTTCGGCGTGGGAACGGGAGCCTATACGCTGGTATTGGCCTGGCTGCCCCCGCTTTATATTCAGGCGGGATGGTCCGCACGCAGCAGCGGCTACATGCTGGCCTGGCTGACGTTAACCGAGGTTGTCGCAGGGTTTGCCGTCTCCGCGCTGATCGGTAAATTCCCCGACCGTCGCGTGCCGCTGATCGCCGTATTGTTGCTGCTGCTGGCGGGACTCCTGTGTCTGGTCTTTTCGCCGGGTACAACGCCGGTATTATCCACGCTACTGCTTGGCATCGGGATCGGCGCCCTCTTCCCGCTGTCGCTCATCGTTACGTTCGATCATGCGCGAACGCCCGCGCAGGCCGGGAAGTTACTGTCAAAAGTTCAGGGAGGTGGATACATGATCGCCGCGCTTATGCCGTTAATTGCGGGGATCGTTCGCGACAGTTCGGTCTCGCTGACCAGCGCATGGCTGATCATGAGTGCGGGAGTCGTGCTGCTGATCGTCATCGCGTTGAATTTTAAACCCGTCGTGGGCGTGCAGGCACGATGA
- a CDS encoding MarR family winged helix-turn-helix transcriptional regulator: protein MKDHVDFVVGQWSRAMPELDASSMKIFGRMLRLMKHLGKEWAEAMAQFGFREGEFDVLATLRRAGEPYCLSPTQLYKSLLITSGAMTNRLSHLEKQGLIRRIADPDDKRSTLVSLTPHGQERIEQALIVHTQTQNALLSNLSDAQHAQLESLLRELLLAFPAEKWDETSPCADNT, encoded by the coding sequence ATGAAAGACCATGTAGACTTCGTTGTCGGCCAGTGGAGCCGTGCCATGCCGGAACTGGACGCCTCATCGATGAAAATTTTTGGCCGAATGCTCCGGCTGATGAAGCATCTGGGAAAAGAATGGGCGGAGGCGATGGCGCAGTTTGGTTTTCGCGAGGGCGAGTTTGACGTGCTCGCCACGCTGCGCCGCGCCGGTGAGCCGTACTGCCTTTCCCCCACACAGCTGTATAAATCGCTGTTGATCACCTCAGGGGCGATGACGAACCGGCTCAGCCATCTCGAAAAGCAAGGTCTTATCAGGCGAATTGCCGATCCGGATGACAAGCGCAGCACGCTCGTAAGCCTGACACCGCACGGGCAGGAGCGTATCGAACAGGCGCTGATCGTGCACACTCAGACGCAAAATGCGCTGCTGAGCAACTTGTCTGATGCGCAGCACGCGCAGCTTGAGTCCCTGCTGAGGGAATTGCTGCTGGCGTTTCCGGCTGAGAAATGGGATGAAACGTCACCGTGTGCCGATAATACATAA
- a CDS encoding LysR substrate-binding domain-containing protein, translating into MSLPPLYALRAFEVAARLNSFSKAAETLHITPGAVSRHVQTLEMWFDCELFKRQGPRVEVSDAGRILAGQLSESFSNIEWACRAFKSENHLLRLKAPSSLTMRWLLDVLKSFRENHAKPKIEIASVWMDFDTVDFSREPYDCAILLGNGYFGESTESRLLFSEWLIPVCTPSLLESARHTLPDCDLIHPSPDRRDWKRWLKRTGLFPGLDMSGGIVFDTLEQGSLAAMHGHGVAMADLRLTLDALKSGLLALPFREAIATGDGYYLVWPKNSLRGQSIERLLAWLNLNVPVVPSLDIVCLDYNEKRV; encoded by the coding sequence ATGTCTTTACCGCCACTGTATGCGCTGCGCGCGTTCGAAGTTGCCGCACGGCTGAACTCCTTCAGCAAAGCGGCTGAAACACTCCATATCACGCCGGGGGCGGTCAGCAGGCATGTCCAGACGCTGGAAATGTGGTTCGACTGCGAGCTGTTTAAACGACAGGGGCCGAGAGTGGAGGTCAGCGATGCCGGACGTATTCTGGCCGGGCAGCTTAGCGAAAGTTTCTCGAATATTGAGTGGGCCTGTCGTGCATTCAAAAGTGAAAACCACCTTCTGCGCCTTAAAGCACCCAGCTCGCTGACGATGCGATGGCTTCTGGATGTGCTTAAATCCTTCCGCGAGAACCACGCGAAGCCCAAAATCGAAATTGCCAGCGTCTGGATGGACTTCGATACCGTTGATTTCAGTCGTGAGCCTTACGATTGTGCGATCCTCCTCGGTAACGGCTATTTCGGCGAGTCAACAGAAAGCAGGCTGCTGTTCAGCGAATGGCTTATTCCCGTTTGTACTCCGTCTTTGCTGGAGTCTGCCCGGCATACGCTTCCAGATTGCGATCTTATTCATCCGTCGCCGGACAGACGGGACTGGAAGCGCTGGCTGAAAAGGACGGGCTTATTCCCCGGCCTCGACATGAGCGGCGGAATCGTGTTCGACACCCTGGAGCAGGGGAGCCTTGCGGCCATGCACGGACACGGCGTGGCGATGGCCGATCTCCGGCTCACGCTCGACGCGCTGAAAAGCGGCCTGCTCGCGCTGCCTTTCAGGGAGGCGATAGCAACAGGGGACGGTTACTATCTTGTCTGGCCCAAAAATTCGCTCAGAGGACAGAGTATTGAACGGCTGCTGGCGTGGCTTAACCTTAACGTGCCGGTGGTGCCTTCTTTGGATATCGTCTGTCTTGATTACAATGAAAAGCGGGTTTAA
- a CDS encoding DUF1963 domain-containing protein: MTSWFLKGVSLADEGLPTWKGKPMFPLLQIRVDELPVIPDQLKGIALLVLFHNLEQHPFDEPHGEGWLIREYATLEGLQLLPELDTPYRAFPVQWLSVIDDAPGWEDAWDIIDLSCVNDDEQACDSFFEDFNRYRGTKVGGFPAEIQHGVGIDDFVFQVGSEEKVNWMWADNGIGYFHRSSEGEWRFSCQFY; this comes from the coding sequence ATGACATCCTGGTTTCTAAAGGGCGTTTCTCTTGCAGATGAAGGATTACCCACCTGGAAGGGCAAGCCGATGTTTCCGCTTCTTCAGATTCGGGTGGACGAGCTTCCTGTTATTCCCGACCAGTTAAAGGGGATAGCCCTTCTGGTGTTATTCCACAATTTGGAACAACATCCCTTTGACGAACCGCACGGTGAAGGATGGTTAATCCGCGAGTATGCCACCCTTGAAGGGCTTCAGTTATTGCCTGAATTGGACACTCCGTATCGCGCGTTTCCTGTTCAATGGCTGAGTGTCATTGACGATGCACCTGGATGGGAAGATGCCTGGGACATTATTGATCTCTCTTGCGTAAATGATGATGAGCAGGCCTGTGATAGTTTTTTTGAGGACTTTAATCGCTACAGGGGAACCAAGGTCGGGGGATTTCCGGCTGAGATACAACACGGTGTGGGAATCGACGATTTTGTTTTTCAGGTTGGGTCGGAAGAAAAAGTAAACTGGATGTGGGCGGATAATGGTATCGGTTACTTTCACCGGTCATCAGAAGGGGAATGGCGATTTTCATGTCAGTTCTACTGA
- a CDS encoding WbuC family cupin fold metalloprotein encodes MKQITFSDLQQQSEQAANSPRLRAHRNLHPELSDPVQRLAIAMEPGTYVRPHRHPHTFELLTALSGRFLVLNFDDSGNVTQRVVLGEDCKVLEMDAGTWHAVLSLDKGGVIFEVKHGGYQPVPEHDTAPWSPAENAPGSAELMKWYAQAQVGDGGFTL; translated from the coding sequence ATGAAACAAATTACTTTCAGTGACCTGCAGCAACAAAGCGAGCAGGCTGCAAATTCTCCTCGCTTACGCGCCCATCGCAATTTACACCCTGAGCTGAGCGACCCGGTGCAGCGCCTGGCCATCGCGATGGAACCCGGTACCTATGTTCGCCCCCATCGCCACCCGCACACGTTTGAACTGCTGACGGCGCTGAGTGGTCGCTTTCTGGTGTTGAATTTTGATGACAGCGGTAACGTGACCCAGCGCGTGGTGTTAGGTGAAGACTGCAAAGTGCTGGAGATGGATGCCGGTACCTGGCATGCCGTGCTGTCGCTGGATAAAGGCGGCGTTATTTTTGAGGTAAAACACGGTGGCTACCAGCCCGTTCCTGAGCACGATACCGCCCCATGGTCACCGGCTGAGAACGCACCCGGTAGCGCGGAGTTGATGAAATGGTACGCTCAGGCGCAGGTGGGTGACGGTGGTTTTACCCTGTAA
- a CDS encoding cysteine hydrolase family protein, which produces MVSSDNALLVIDMQQGLFRGPVSPCSADAVLENIRLLITHARRAQVPIFFARHIGPDDSPLSEKGPLTQLIPELGVKEQDVVFTKRYPSCFRDTVLLRELNQRGVKQLVIAGMKTEFCVDTTCRAAPDLGFRTVLISDAHTTMDNDYLSASDIIAHHNSTLAGPFVTLSTARDWHFNRAS; this is translated from the coding sequence ATGGTTTCGTCTGACAATGCACTCCTGGTTATCGACATGCAGCAGGGCCTCTTCCGGGGCCCGGTTTCCCCCTGTTCCGCCGATGCCGTTCTGGAAAATATCCGTTTGTTAATCACCCACGCGCGACGCGCGCAGGTGCCCATCTTTTTTGCCCGCCATATTGGACCAGACGACTCCCCGCTCTCAGAGAAGGGTCCGTTAACACAGCTGATACCCGAGCTGGGCGTGAAGGAGCAGGATGTTGTTTTCACCAAGCGCTATCCCAGCTGTTTTAGGGATACGGTATTGCTGCGAGAACTTAATCAGCGAGGTGTCAAACAGCTGGTCATTGCCGGGATGAAAACAGAATTTTGCGTTGATACGACCTGTCGGGCCGCACCGGATCTGGGGTTCAGGACGGTATTGATTTCTGATGCGCATACCACAATGGATAATGACTATTTATCCGCCAGCGACATTATTGCCCATCACAACAGCACCCTGGCAGGTCCGTTCGTGACGCTGTCGACTGCCCGCGACTGGCATTTTAATAGGGCGAGTTGA